The segment AAACGGTTGCCCCCGCTTTCCCCAACTCCACCGCGATTCCTCGCCCCGCTCCCCGGCTCGCACCGGCAACCAAAGCGATTTTCCCTTCCAAGGGTCCCATATTTCTCATCCTCTCTTCTCTTTGATAAGGTAAGGATACAGAGAGATTCATGACATCCATTGTCTTGTTTGATAAAAAAGGATTTCACTGAAAGGAGAGCGATATGCGGGCCGATCGTTTGGTATCCATTCTTTTATTGTTGCAGATACATGGGCGGATGACGGCAAAATCTCTGTCGGAACGACTGGAGGTCTCGCAACGGACCATCCACAGGGATATGGAAGCACTCAGTGCAGCCGGTGTGCCGGTTGTGGCTGAACGGGGTGCGGGTGGAGGATGGCGTCTGCTGGAGGGTTACCGGACCAATCTGACCGGTCTGAAAGAGTCGGAACTGCGGGCGCTGTTGGTTTCTCCCTCTGATCAATTGTTGAGTGATTTGGGCTTGAACCGTACCGCCGAGGACGCCAGAAATAAATTGTTGGCCGCTCTTCCGGCAGTGGATCGCGACGGTGCAAAAGAGGTCCGGCAACGTATCCATATCGACACAAGTACTTGGAGACAGTCCAAAGAAAAGATGGCTTCCTTTGAGACCTTGCAAGCGGCCATCTGGAACGAGAACAAGATTCAGATCCGATATGAACGGGCGGATGGTCAATCTGTGGATCGTTTGATCGAACCCCTTGGCTTGGTGGCAAAGGGAAGCGTCTGGTATCTGGTTGCCGTGGCGGAGGGCGAGCCTCGAAGTTACAGAGTTTCACGGATTCGATCCGCCGAACTGACAGAGGAAAGATTCAACCGGCCGGATTCATTTGATCTGGCCCGGTATTGGAAAATGTCAACCCAAACGTTTCTGGAACGCTTGCCGAATGTGGAAGTTCGGGTGAAGGGACACCCGTCGATACTGTCCCGCCTGAAGTTCACCTCTCGCTTCCTTCGCATCCTGGAGATCGGTTCACCGGCCTCCGACGGATGGATCCCGATCACTCTCTCCTTCGACACAGAACAAGAAGCAGCCGAAACGATTCTTGGATTTGGTGACCGGGTGATCGTGACGGAACCTGAATCCCTTCAACACCGGGTGATTGCAATGGCCAAGGCCGTCGTACAACGATACGATCAACCGTCAGATTCACCGGATTGAAGGGCTGCCCTTGCTTTCAGATGAAAAGGGGGCTGCAGTATGTCGCAGCCCCCTTTTCATCCCATCTTATTTTTCAACGCCTGTATAAATATGGATCGCATCTCTCAGGAATTCCGCCATGCCCGGCTGCTGTTGATCGTAGTACGCTTTGAACCGCTCATCATCCACATACATCCGGGCCAGGCCTGCATGGGCTTCTTTACTGTACTCGCTCCAGTAACAGGTGAGCCACTGCTTGTGCAAATCTGCCGCTTTTTGGGCGAGTTCGCCGGCGGGATCACCGATTTTGAAGGCTTCGGCCAGAGTGGTCATCACTTGTTTTTCCAATCGTGTGACCTCTTCATATTCCGCTTGGGTCATGTTTTTCAGCTTTTCATTGGACTTGTTGACCAGATCCTCACCATACTTCTCGCGAATTTCCTTCCCGTACTTTTTCTCATTCTCATCGATCATCCTTTGCTTAAATCCTTCAAACTTTTCCTGATCGGCCATGGTCATTCTCCCTTCTGTGGAGGCGATGGTTTTTTCCACATTGGCGATCAATGTATCCAATCGCCTTCTTTTGTCGAGGAGTTGTTCACGATGTTCTTGCAGGGCTTCGTCTCTGTTAAAGGAAGGATCAGTCACGATTTTTTTGATCCGGTCCAGTCTGAGCCCCAGCTCTCTGTAGAACAGAATTTGCTGCAACATATCCACTTCCGCCCGACCGTAGATCCGGTAGCCGGATGAGTTGATTCTTGCCGGCTTCAGAATGTCAATCTCATCGTAATACCGAAGCGTGCGGGTGCTGACTCCCGCCAACCGGGCCAGTTTTTGCACTGTATATTCCATCTGAATCACCTCCCGACAACCTCAGGGTAAGCCTTTACGTAACGTCAAAGTCAAACCCTTTTTTCCGAAGATCCTGTCGATCGGATAAAGTCTGCTGTACAGGATAATAATATCCCCATCAACTTCTTGCTTGGCGGCTTTTTGATCGGAATCAGGGGTTCCACCGACATAGTAAAATCAGTCATGGGGGAGGTGGACAGACATGCTCTTTGTCCCTGAGGATGAAGTACCGCCGATATCAAAACAACCGCGCCAGGCGCGGTTGTTTTGATTCCATCAACTTTCCGGAAAATCTCGGGACACCCTTCCATATCCCTGGGATATGCCTATTGGTTTGATATCTTTACCACCTTCCCATCGTACCCGTCAATCAATCGGGAGAGGAGACTCTCGTCCCTGATCGCCTCAACAGGGTCCCCACCCGTCTTCATATCGATCTCTGAATTTGATCCGTTATTCACCAAATTCACATCAATCGCCTGATAAAACGCATTCCCTGTATCGGCAATTTCCCAGACACCCAAAATCAGATGGTATCCGCTGCGATCTGTCGGCACATTACATTCATGAACAACGGTGGAAGGCGGCCTTGCCCCTCCATCATTGTAATAGCAGAATACAGGGTCCAGATCCGCACGAGTCAGTGGTTGGTTCGGGTTCCAACCCTTCTTGGTGATATAATATTTCCACTCTTTCGTACTGTGAGGTGCGGTCAAATACCACTTAAAGGTATTTTTGCCTCCATGGAGTGTGACTTTCTTCCACCGATCCACTTTTTGTTCATCCAGATCCGGAAATACACCACCACCTGCGATATGCCCATCCGGGGGACCGGACTGCGGGAAAGATCCGCGTCCTTCCACACTCTGTGGCTCATACATCACCGGACCACAATTGATATTCTCCCCCTGCTTGCATAAATAAGCACGACTGGCAGGTGATTCGATATATCCGTGCGCAAAGACACTTGGAGCAAAGCCCACCGTACCCAATAAAACAAGTACCATCATCCCGCCATAGGCAAGCAACCGACTCCATCTGATCTTTCCGGTGTGTTCACGAGTCATGTTAAGCCTCCCTGTTGGTTTTGAATCCCTGCTCGATCGGGATTCCATTTTGGAGAGTATTCTAACTGTTGCCACTCTGGATTTATTATAAATTAAATTTTTTCAGAATTCAAGTATAAATATTCTTCGTCTTCTAAGCGACTTCCCGATCTGGGGTGAATCATTTCAAACCATCGCCTCTTTCAAATGGTGACGATAACGGGACGAGGTAAGAAACAGCAAAGTCGAAGAAGGAAGAATGCTCCGATGGTGATGAGCGTCGATTCCAACATCGATGGAAAAATAACACGGGCCGTGTTTAAGGCGACGCCTCTACACCACCGGCAAATGCAAATTCTTTCCGTCATTTGACGGTTAATCATCGGTAGCTTGTCAGGGCTGTCGTTTAAATTTGAAATGTGAGTCTTCTCCTGGATTCCTCTTTTACCCATCCAACAATTCCCCTGTTTTCCGGGAGGGGTTCTTCCGGTAGGATCAAAGGGAATACACAAAAAGGAGGGGAAGATATGAAAAGCACGAAATTCGTTGCAATCACAGCATGTCTGATGATGATACTCTCCGTGTTCGCATGGGGAAACACCCATGCTGCCCAGGCTGGCAAATACGTGGTGAAATCCGGTGAAACCCTGTCCGGGATTGCTGAAAAATTGGGTATAACCCGCGATGCTCTGGCGCAAGCAAATCCACAAGTTCAAAACCCGGACCGGATCCAGGTCGGACAAGTGCTGCATACCCCCTCCACTCAACCGAAACAAGAAACACTCACCGCATTTGAGCAGGAAGTGGTCCGCCTGACCAATGCGGAGCGGCAGAAAAAGGGCTTGAGCCCCCTGCAGGTCGATGCCGGGCTGTCAAAGGTGGCCCGTCTGAAATCTGAAGACATGCGGGATAAAAACTATTTTTCACACCAATCCCCCACGTATGGATCTCCCTTTGAT is part of the Kroppenstedtia eburnea genome and harbors:
- a CDS encoding helix-turn-helix transcriptional regulator translates to MRADRLVSILLLLQIHGRMTAKSLSERLEVSQRTIHRDMEALSAAGVPVVAERGAGGGWRLLEGYRTNLTGLKESELRALLVSPSDQLLSDLGLNRTAEDARNKLLAALPAVDRDGAKEVRQRIHIDTSTWRQSKEKMASFETLQAAIWNENKIQIRYERADGQSVDRLIEPLGLVAKGSVWYLVAVAEGEPRSYRVSRIRSAELTEERFNRPDSFDLARYWKMSTQTFLERLPNVEVRVKGHPSILSRLKFTSRFLRILEIGSPASDGWIPITLSFDTEQEAAETILGFGDRVIVTEPESLQHRVIAMAKAVVQRYDQPSDSPD
- a CDS encoding MerR family transcriptional regulator gives rise to the protein MEYTVQKLARLAGVSTRTLRYYDEIDILKPARINSSGYRIYGRAEVDMLQQILFYRELGLRLDRIKKIVTDPSFNRDEALQEHREQLLDKRRRLDTLIANVEKTIASTEGRMTMADQEKFEGFKQRMIDENEKKYGKEIREKYGEDLVNKSNEKLKNMTQAEYEEVTRLEKQVMTTLAEAFKIGDPAGELAQKAADLHKQWLTCYWSEYSKEAHAGLARMYVDDERFKAYYDQQQPGMAEFLRDAIHIYTGVEK
- a CDS encoding lytic polysaccharide monooxygenase — encoded protein: MMVLVLLGTVGFAPSVFAHGYIESPASRAYLCKQGENINCGPVMYEPQSVEGRGSFPQSGPPDGHIAGGGVFPDLDEQKVDRWKKVTLHGGKNTFKWYLTAPHSTKEWKYYITKKGWNPNQPLTRADLDPVFCYYNDGGARPPSTVVHECNVPTDRSGYHLILGVWEIADTGNAFYQAIDVNLVNNGSNSEIDMKTGGDPVEAIRDESLLSRLIDGYDGKVVKISNQ
- a CDS encoding CAP domain-containing protein translates to MKSTKFVAITACLMMILSVFAWGNTHAAQAGKYVVKSGETLSGIAEKLGITRDALAQANPQVQNPDRIQVGQVLHTPSTQPKQETLTAFEQEVVRLTNAERQKKGLSPLQVDAGLSKVARLKSEDMRDKNYFSHQSPTYGSPFDMMQKFNIQFSQAGENIAAGYPTPEKVVQGWMNSEGHRANILNPDFTHIGVGVAKGGSYGEYETQMFIKK